The genomic DNA TATAGACACACCTTCATATGCTCTtacatatttttctcccttttccctttccattcCCCAACAGAAGCTGTCATGGCAGCCCTGGCGAGAAAAGAGCTCCTCTCTGTAGACCAACTGTAGCGGCGGCCACCAGGCGGCCAGAAGTGATCGGAGTCAAGTCCCAGGAAGAAGAGGCACAGGCTTCCGGCACCATGGCAACAGGCTTGCACAAAATTACCTGCACACAGaatgcctctctccctccccactcccaccatcCTGGAATGGAGCAACTTATGAGGATTCCCAAATGAACACGGGAAGCTGGGTTTGCAAAGCCTGGTGAGTATAATGCATCCGGATGGGGGAATCGCCAAGAGGCTGAATATTCCAGGAACAACAGTCCCTTTGGAGGCCACGCCTATCCTGTGCAgggccccccaccctctgcccaacAGGCCACTGTCAAGGACTGAGCCACACCTGGTGGGGGCTCAGATCCTGAGCTCTGACAAGAAGCCTGGAAGTGGGCCTGGACAAGTAGACAATCAGGGCTCCTCTTGATGGCCGAGACCATGGTCGTGAAGGCTGTAGTTGATGTCTTCCCACAGGTCTTCGAGACGGGCCTGCAGCTTGCTCAGGGCCTTGCCACTGTCCGCTTGGAGAAACTCTGGGGTGAAGGCACTGTGACCTGGAGGGGGCGGCGCCAGCTGCAGCTGGACCTCCTCGGTCTCCCGGTCAATGGCACGGGTGAAGGCGGCGATCTGCAGGAAGGTGTCGTGGCGGAAGGCCTGGAGTCGCTGACGCACCTCCTGGGACAGCACCTGGGGGTCCCGGCTGGTCCCTTCAACCGCGCCATCAGCGCGGGCGCCGGCAGAGGCGCTGAGCTCTTCCCGCAGCTGGTCCAGGTTCTGCCGGATGCGCGCGTGCAGCGCCTTGGCCTTGAGCGTGAGTCTGCGCGAGAGCGTCTGCACGCAGCGGCTGAGGCGCGCGGGACTGGCGACGGCGTGCGGGGCCACGCTGCGGTGCAGCTCCTGCACGTGGCGCCCGATGCCGCTCACCAGGCGCTGGGCGTAGGGGTGGAAGAGCGCCCGGACGCGGCCCGTGTGGTGCGCCACGAGGTTCTGCAGCTCCCGCAGCAGGCCCCGCGCCTCGTCCACGCCGCCCAGCAGCTGGGCCTTGGCGCCCTCTCCGACCACGCGCAACTGTTCCTGCAGCTCCTGTACGCGCAGCGCCACCTGCTCCATCAGCTCCGCGGTGTAGGGCTTCAGCTGCCGCCGCAAGCCCTCCAGGTTCCAGCCCACTTGCTCGTGCGCCTCTGCCATGTAGGGCTCTAGGCGCGCCCTCACCTCCACCAGCTCCTCCTGCAGCTGCCGCCGCATGTCCGCCGGGTCCTGGGGGAGCGCAGGAGGCTCCCTCGCCTGCCCACTGAGAGGGCCCAGCCTTTCCAGGAACTTGTCTATATTGCCGAGGTCTTGCTCAAGGCTGTCTTTCAGGCtcctggggaaggggacagacacGCAAGTCGTCAGACTTCTAGCCCCATCATCGCCTTTACTGCGGACACATCACTCACTGATCATCTGCGGAAACCGAGGATGCAGGGCGGTGGCTCTAGTCCTACCTGCGGGCCAACCACACAACCCCTCGCACGGAAGTACGAACACACACGGCGCGTGCACATCCAGACCAAAACTGCGCCCGGAAACACAGAGGCACCCGGACTCTCGCGTATTCCTTTCATTCTGGGAACacggcctgggggagggggggggagggctaTTTGCAGCTCCCGGGTCCCACCCCTCAGCGGACAGGGGCAGCAGCCATCAGTGAGAGCAAGGCGGACGTGGGGGCGCTGCTGCTGGCAGAGGGGGCTGCACAACCCAGGAAGTCTGGACGGGATAAAACTAGCACAATTCGGTTCCTCTGGGCCAGTGAGGACTAAGGAGGTTGAGGAATCAGAGGCGGCACACCACAGCTCAGCTGTCTCCTCCCTGCACCCACACCCCTTGTCCTACTAGCCACTCACGTGGGTTCCCATGCCAGCTTCTGCCGCTGGACCTGCTCGGCCTTGCCTTTGTCCCCGCTGCTCTGGCTGAAGTAGTCCCAGAAGCCTTTCTGTGTCTGGGCACTTGCAAGCGCTGTGAACAGGGATGTGGTAGTTAGGGgctgtgtttccttccccagggtGGATGGGGGACCATCAGTCCAGCCTCCACCCACCGCTCGGCGTCGAAGTCGGGCCGAGACCCACCTGGGAGCAGAGCCAAAGCCCAGGTCAGAAGTGCAGTCATGCTGGCCATTATCTACTCAGAAGGAGGATGAAACGAGGCCTGGTTAGGATGAAGAAGCCAAGGAAGGGACATCTCCCAGATTTGCACCAGGGACCCTGCTCCAGGGGCAACCTGCCCCATCTGTTAACCCTTCCCTGGGGTGTGTGGAGCACAAGGCTGTTGGGGCTGATGAGGGCTGATCTAGGTGAGCATGgctgggagaggaaaggggggTTCGGGGAGGAGGACTTCTTTATCACCTGGGCCACACAGCATGGCGTGTGGAGCTCTAACTGCTTTGTAAagccccaccgccaccccccaaGCCCCCAGGAGAAGCCCCTTCAGCCACTTctgccaccacccacccccttGCTCACccaccttcctgcctcccaccGTATGGTACACCTTATGGAGTACCCCACGGGGGAAGAAGCAATCCTGCCAGAGTGCTCCGAGAGGATGCCCTTGGTCCTTACTTTCTGCCCCCAGCTCTCTGCTGAGACCCCTGCAGTCCCCTCCCTTGGGACTCTGACCCACATCCCTCCACCCAGCCTCTGCTCACCTGCTCGGTTCTGGGCACAGAGAGCAGACATTCAGCTTTATACTCCAGGGGCCTGGGCCTCTGGCAACAGTTGCCCTGAGTAAATACCACGTGGAGGTTCAAAGAAGGATGACCTCAGCTGCCTCCCAGCACTCacctcctgcccttccctggcaCCCAGAGGGTTAATGAGTGCCCTGGTATCAGGGGGGCTCTCCAGGAGAAGAGTGAGGAGTGAGGCCGAACTCCTCACCCAGTTCCCCCCAAGCCCTGTGACCTTCAACCGTCCCACTGACCAGCCAGCTGGCCCACCAACAGAGAAGAGCCTCTCTGCTAAGGGCCCTGCTCTTACTCAACTGCCCGAGGCCCTGTGCCCCAGCTAGACGGGGACGACGTCCAGGGGCCCGGCAGAACCTGAGCAGCTCTGGCCGGCTCCATCACTGGCTACTCAGGCAGCCTGGCGAGAGCCAGATTTATAGAGTTAAGGACACTCCCATCCTCCATGAAATAATCCTGGAACTGCTGGGAAGTCAGATGTGACAGGGGGAAGATGAGATggttagaggcacctgggtcCAAAGAATTAGAGCAAGAGGAGGATTCTTCCCACAGGAATACTCCACCCACAGGGCTTCGGAGGAGGGGAAGCCAGAGAGCCCAGACCTTTGTCCGACGTCACTCCCACTCCATAGACTTAGCCACACATTCCTGAACTCCTGATTTTTTTATCCTAAATGTACCTTGAATCGGCCCCCTCTCCTCCATTTCTACTACCAGTCACATCACAGCCCCTCTTGCCTCTCACCTCCATCACATCCATAGCCTCAGACAAGTCTCTCTGCCAAAGTCCTGCCTACTCAGTGTATTCTCTGCTGTGGCTCATCCCAACCCACTCTGGTCTCATCTCCTACCACACAACACCCTTGGCATTCTCCAAGCACACGGTCTCTTTCAGGACCCTCAGCCTTCATACATGCTGTTCCCTCAGTTTGAAATTTCCTATCCCTTGGTGaacttatgttctctctctctctctctctcttttttttttttcccagacttAGTTTGTATGAGTTAGGATTAGTTAGAATTAcaatcccacttttgggtatacacccaaaagagttgaaagcagGAATTAGAGCAGATATCTGTAtgcccatgttcatagcagcattattcacaacagtcaaaaggtggaaacagccccaACTGTCCATTGGCAGATCAGTGGATATGCAAAACGTGGTATAGATACACAATGGAGCATTATGTagccttaaaagggaaggaaattctgatatatgttataacatggatgaatcttgatgACATTACGCTAAGTGTAATAAAcgagacacaaaaggacaaatcttGTATGCGTCCACTTAAATGGAATACTTAAAATAGGCAGAGGCCGAAAGTAGATTAGAGGtgaccaggggctgggagagggaggacAAAGAGATAAATTGTTTAATGGCATAGAGCTTCTGTTTGGGAAGATGCCAAAGTTACTGGTGGtcgttgcacaacaatgtgaatgtacttaataccattGAATagttgtgcacttaaaaatgataactttcagggtggctgggtggctcagtcggttaagcatccaactcttgcttttggctcagttcatgagctcacggccatgggatggagccctgtgtagggttctgtgctgagcgtggagcctgcttaggattctctctccctctctctgcccttccccattctcaaaaataaatgaacatttttttaatgatgattttCATGTTATGCATATcttcccatatattttttgaaaaagcattTTCGTACTCTATTGGTTTTCGGAGAGGCTATGATATAAAACATAGCTGCACTATAGTTTCTGTTTGCAAGTTAGTATCATCACCACCCTTCCAAGGTCTTGTCCGTAATGCAGAAGAGACACCTGGAACCATATTTCCCAGAATCCCCTTTCTCCCATAGGCCTAGGTTAGAGTCAGTGTGAGAGGCAAGAGGAGAGACTGTTACTCTTCACTGGTAGTTGCAGGAAGATGCATAGGCAGACGGGTCTTAAAACAGCTTCAGGATGACCTTGTTAAGAAGCACACCCATTGGTTTCACAGACTAAGACAATTAGGTGAGCTTCTCGTTTGTAGCTACTAACAGGTGAACTTTTTTGAGCGTCTCTCCTTCAAGCACAAGCTGAGACGGTCACTCCTCCAGCACTTCCAACAGCTTTATCAACCTTTAATTCTCTGTATGAAAGCCTTTCATACTTGAAATACATAGAGtggcttctgtttttttctgactgaatCTACATTAATACAATAGGTGGATACAAGACACACTCGTGCTTCCCTATTTGCTACCATCGTATGGTTTTAGTTTCTGTAACATTTGGGTTGGTTGGCGGTCtttgcacatgtgtatgtgt from Panthera tigris isolate Pti1 chromosome D1, P.tigris_Pti1_mat1.1, whole genome shotgun sequence includes the following:
- the APOA5 gene encoding apolipoprotein A-V, yielding MASMTALLTWALALLPALASAQTQKGFWDYFSQSSGDKGKAEQVQRQKLAWEPTSLKDSLEQDLGNIDKFLERLGPLSGQAREPPALPQDPADMRRQLQEELVEVRARLEPYMAEAHEQVGWNLEGLRRQLKPYTAELMEQVALRVQELQEQLRVVGEGAKAQLLGGVDEARGLLRELQNLVAHHTGRVRALFHPYAQRLVSGIGRHVQELHRSVAPHAVASPARLSRCVQTLSRRLTLKAKALHARIRQNLDQLREELSASAGARADGAVEGTSRDPQVLSQEVRQRLQAFRHDTFLQIAAFTRAIDRETEEVQLQLAPPPPGHSAFTPEFLQADSGKALSKLQARLEDLWEDINYSLHDHGLGHQEEP